From the Pseudomonadota bacterium genome, one window contains:
- the cbiM gene encoding cobalt transporter CbiM: MHIMEGVISAPVLCTGLILTSGGTALGLKKLDYRQMPQVSILTSAFFIASFIHVPIGPSSVHLILNGILGLFLGWMAFPTILTALFLQAVLFQFGGLTSLGVNTMNIALPAVLCAFLFRPGIGSSKAIVSVPAAFLCGFSAVLFTAIMVSLSLFLTGESFLGVAKLVMLAHLPVMIIEGLITVFCIRFIKQVRPEMLADLEATR; encoded by the coding sequence ATGCATATCATGGAAGGTGTCATTTCGGCGCCGGTGCTCTGTACCGGCCTGATCCTGACCTCGGGCGGCACCGCACTCGGCCTGAAAAAACTCGATTACAGGCAGATGCCCCAGGTGTCGATTCTGACCTCGGCGTTTTTCATCGCTTCATTTATTCATGTTCCCATCGGTCCATCCAGCGTGCATCTCATTCTCAATGGTATCCTGGGCTTATTTCTGGGCTGGATGGCATTCCCGACGATCCTGACGGCCTTGTTTTTACAAGCCGTGCTCTTTCAGTTCGGCGGCCTGACCTCACTGGGAGTCAACACTATGAACATTGCCTTGCCGGCCGTACTTTGCGCTTTTCTGTTTCGGCCCGGAATCGGCAGCTCCAAGGCGATAGTTTCCGTGCCGGCGGCATTCCTGTGCGGTTTCAGCGCGGTGTTATTTACAGCCATCATGGTATCCCTGTCCCTGTTTCTCACCGGTGAGTCTTTCCTGGGAGTCGCCAAACTGGTAATGCTGGCACATTTGCCGGTAATGATTATCGAGGGTCTGATCACCGTGTTCTGCATAAGATTCATCAAACAGGTCCGACCGGAAATGTTGGCCGACCTGGAAGCTACCCGATGA
- the cbiQ gene encoding cobalt ECF transporter T component CbiQ — MIEEPFAQGDSPLHRIDPRFRLVAAVGFSLVVAVSHHFSTLAGGLVIAGALLFAARLDPLPVLRRLWVITKLLAFLWIILPLTVPGADYYQLGSLAISQPGVTLALQISLRSLAIPAFFIALVATMNFSVLGHALKSLLLPDKLVHLLLFTYRYIFVIEQEYRRLLRAIRVRGFQPRTNLHTYQTIAYLVAMLFVRAAARSERVEQAMRCRGFAGRFYCLVDYPAHPRHRRFAITMSLLISGLALLEWGKIIPL, encoded by the coding sequence ATGATCGAAGAACCTTTTGCTCAAGGCGACTCGCCGCTCCATCGAATCGATCCGCGTTTCCGGTTGGTCGCAGCCGTCGGTTTTTCGCTGGTGGTGGCCGTTTCCCACCATTTTTCAACCTTGGCCGGAGGCCTGGTTATCGCCGGCGCTCTGCTGTTCGCAGCCCGCCTCGACCCTTTACCGGTTCTGCGCCGCTTGTGGGTGATAACGAAACTCCTGGCTTTTTTATGGATAATCTTGCCCCTCACCGTTCCAGGGGCCGACTATTATCAACTGGGTTCGCTGGCCATCAGCCAGCCGGGAGTCACTCTCGCTTTGCAGATTTCTCTCAGGTCTCTGGCCATTCCGGCTTTTTTTATCGCCCTGGTCGCAACCATGAATTTTTCAGTTCTCGGCCATGCCCTGAAAAGTCTGCTTTTGCCGGATAAATTAGTGCATCTTTTACTGTTCACTTACCGCTATATTTTCGTTATTGAACAGGAATATCGGCGCTTGCTGCGGGCCATCCGGGTGCGGGGCTTCCAACCCCGCACCAATCTGCACACTTATCAAACCATCGCCTACCTGGTGGCCATGCTTTTCGTGCGGGCCGCGGCCCGGTCCGAACGAGTGGAACAGGCCATGCGTTGCCGTGGCTTTGCCGGGCGTTTTTATTGTCTGGTTGACTACCCAGCCCACCCGCGCCATCGGCGTTTCGCCATAACCATGAGCTTACTGATTTCAGGGTTGGCCTTGCTGGAGTGGGGAAAGATCATTCCGTTATGA
- a CDS encoding ABC transporter ATP-binding protein: MNKKPIIVLRNLGFAYPESQPVLRDLELSVCQGERIGLIAPNGGGKTTLFHLIVGLLKAHTGEIEIFGRPAIEEKDFVAVRRQVGLLFQDADDQLFSPTVLEDVVFGPLNLGKSRDEAVAMARQTLARLGLEGFETRITTRLSGGEKRLVALAAVLAMEPKVLLLDEPSAGLDDATKCRLVRILREMEISYLVVSHEPDFLAQVVDKTYLLKDKCLQGPTTGSLADNGGAGRSVGMKFPF, translated from the coding sequence ATGAATAAAAAACCGATTATCGTTTTGCGAAACCTCGGTTTCGCCTATCCTGAATCTCAACCCGTCCTGCGCGACCTGGAATTGTCCGTTTGTCAAGGTGAGCGAATCGGCCTGATTGCTCCCAACGGCGGCGGCAAAACCACCCTGTTCCACCTGATCGTCGGCCTGCTCAAAGCGCATACCGGAGAGATCGAGATCTTTGGTCGACCGGCCATCGAGGAGAAGGATTTCGTCGCCGTGCGCCGCCAGGTCGGTTTACTCTTCCAGGATGCCGACGACCAGCTTTTCAGCCCGACGGTGCTGGAGGATGTGGTTTTCGGCCCCCTAAACCTGGGTAAGAGCCGTGATGAGGCCGTGGCCATGGCCCGGCAAACCCTGGCCCGGCTCGGACTCGAAGGGTTCGAAACCCGAATCACGACCCGACTTTCCGGCGGCGAAAAACGTCTGGTGGCCCTGGCTGCGGTGCTGGCGATGGAACCCAAGGTCCTGCTGCTCGACGAACCGAGCGCCGGCCTGGATGACGCCACCAAGTGCCGCCTGGTCCGCATCCTGCGGGAGATGGAGATCAGCTATCTCGTCGTCTCGCATGAACCGGACTTTTTGGCTCAGGTGGTCGACAAGACCTACCTGCTCAAGGATAAGTGTCTGCAGGGGCCGACCACCGGATCGCTCGCCGATAACGGCGGCGCAGGCCGGTCGGTCGGCATGAAATTTCCGTTCTGA
- a CDS encoding TonB-dependent receptor, with product MEPAGTQILSHLETRRPGPEPARHLALARNQQDLARPDAHGEYNPQGKPAGAWLEPEHGMGYDLVLNRRLWGDVVLMLDYSFYKIKDYIASNSQYARYSGSSAGNLRYSDYKINLDEVYRQGLEINLAGHLSKDLSFYLTYAWQDFENQGHEPAGTTELDDRARNRVTAGLRYHLLTRTALKLDYAFQDKKTIEESELIDDSDPDNPIYSWRRHDNPAYHSFNLGVEQTLCKAWGPVQDAKIEFYIKNLFDEDYCDARGYPATDRTFGTTLSFRM from the coding sequence ATGGAACCAGCTGGTACCCAAATCCTATCTCACCTGGAAACTCGACGGCCTGGCCCCGAGCCTGCGCGACACCTCGCTCTCGCTCGGAATCAGCAAGATCTGGCACGCCCCGATGCCCACGGCGAATACAATCCCCAGGGCAAGCCGGCCGGCGCCTGGCTGGAGCCGGAACACGGCATGGGTTACGATCTGGTGCTCAACCGACGGCTCTGGGGGGATGTCGTGCTGATGCTCGACTACTCCTTTTACAAGATCAAGGATTATATCGCCTCCAACAGCCAATACGCGAGGTATTCCGGCTCCTCCGCCGGCAACCTGCGTTACAGCGATTACAAAATCAATCTCGACGAGGTTTACCGGCAGGGGCTGGAAATCAATCTGGCCGGCCATCTGAGCAAGGATCTCTCCTTCTACCTGACCTATGCCTGGCAGGATTTCGAAAACCAGGGCCACGAGCCCGCCGGCACCACCGAACTCGACGATCGGGCCCGAAACCGGGTGACGGCGGGCCTGCGTTATCATCTTCTGACCAGGACCGCCTTGAAACTCGACTACGCCTTTCAGGACAAGAAAACCATCGAGGAATCCGAACTGATCGACGACAGCGACCCCGACAATCCGATCTACAGCTGGCGGCGGCACGATAACCCGGCCTACCACAGCTTTAATCTCGGGGTCGAGCAGACCTTGTGCAAGGCCTGGGGCCCGGTTCAGGATGCCAAGATCGAATTCTATATCAAGAACCTCTTCGACGAGGACTATTGCGATGCCCGGGGCTATCCGGCTACCGACCGGACCTTCGGCACCACCTTGAGTTTCAGAATGTGA